The Aphis gossypii isolate Hap1 chromosome 3, ASM2018417v2, whole genome shotgun sequence genome includes a region encoding these proteins:
- the LOC114125211 gene encoding protein farnesyltransferase/geranylgeranyltransferase type-1 subunit alpha, which yields MESLIKHYNSLKQIIFGIFKRTVGQSILYKVSGAVFNMVDQNQEHKCDSPDLYEAADNFNYVLYRDRPEWKDVQPIAQDDGPARVVQIAYSTKFSDVYDYFRAVLKSGEKSLRALSLVTDAITLNPANYTVWIYRLEIVKHLKVDLNNELEYISNVIREFTKNYQVWQYRKTIVEMLNDPSGELEFTADILDMDSKNYHAWQYRQWVLTTFSELMQYELNFVDNLISQDMRNNSAWNQRYFVINNSDPDSDVINKELEYTFGKIRILSKNESAWNYLRGLLLYSENGVLEDKVRDFCSNLYNKGNRSVHLMSCLIDLTDADESTDPENVEKIKFALKLCFDLASDYDPIRRYYWAYISKDIELKFNFKEHDTKIVIENNKMN from the exons ATGGAATCGCttatcaaacattataattctttaaaacaaattatttttggtatatttAAGAGGACTGTTGGACAATCCATTTTGTATAAAGTCTCAGGTGCTGTGTTCAATATGGTTGATCAAAACCAGGAACACAAATGTGATAGTCCCGATTTGTACGAAGCGgcagataattttaattatgtactttATCGAGACCGACCAGAATGGAAGGACGTACAACCAATTGCTCAAGACGATGGTCCAGCTCGAGTGGTTCAGATAGCTTACTCCACcaaat TTTCAGATGTATACGACTATTTCAGAGCTGTTCTTAAATCTGGAGAGAAATCTCTTAGGGCCCTGAGCTTGGTTACTGATGCTATAACTTTAAACCCAGCTAATTATACTGTGTGGATATACCG attAGAAATAGTAAAACACTTGAAAGTAGACTTAAACAATGAATTAGAATATATATCAAATGTGATTCGGGAGTTCACTAAAAATTACCAAGTGTG gcaATATCGTAAGACTATTGTTGAAATGTTAAACGATCCATCAGGTGAATTAGAATTTACAgctgatattttagatatggACTCCAAAAATTACCATGCTTGGCAATACAGACAATGGGTCCTCACTACATTcag tgAGTTAATGCAATATGAACTGaattttgttgataatttaatatctcaaGACATGCGAAATAATTCTGCTTGGAATCaacgttattttgttataaataattcagatCCTGATTctgatgtaattaataaagaacTAGAGTATACATTTGGTAAAATacgaattttatcaaaaaatgaaagtGCATGGAACTATTTAAGggg attattattatactctgaAAATGGAGTGCTGGAAGATAAAGTTCGtgatttttgttcaaatttatataataagggAAACAGATCAGTACACCTTATGTCTTGTTTGATTGATTTGACTGATGCAGATGAATCTACTGATCCAGAgaatgttgaaaaaattaaatttgcattaaaa ttatgttTTGATTTGGCGTCCGATTATGATCCTATACGTCGTTATTATTGGGCATATATATCTAAAGATATTGaacttaaattcaatttcaaagAACATGAcactaaaattgtaattgaaaataataaaatgaactaa
- the LOC114125232 gene encoding U6 snRNA-associated Sm-like protein LSm1, with protein MNSFPPRTATLLYELDKKLMVLLRDGRTLIGYLRSVDQYANLLLQQTVERIHVGKKFGDIPRGVFLVRGENVVLLGEIDALKEADQMFERVSIGDILALQKQEQDAKIEKAKSIERSLKRRGMRFPPDLVQDDFL; from the exons ATGAACTCTTTTCCGCCTAGAACTGCTACACTTTTGTACGAATTGGACA aaaagCTTATGGTTCTTCTACGTGATGGTAGAACGCTTATTGGATACTTAAGGAGTGTTGACCAATATGCCAATTTGTTGCTTCAGCAAACAGTTGAGCGCATACATGTGGGCAAAAAATTTGGTGATATACCCAGAGGTGTATTTTTAGTGAGAGGAGAAAATGTCGTACTACTCGGAGAAATA GACGCCTTAAAAGAAGCTGATCAGATGTTTGAAAGAGTATCAATAGGAGACATTCTAGCTTTACAAAAGCAAGAGCAAGATGCCAAAATAGAAAAAGCTAAATCTATTGAACGGTCTTTGAAAAGAAGAGGTATGCGATTTCCTCCTGACCTTGTTCAAGATGATTTCCTTTGA